A stretch of DNA from Oscillospiraceae bacterium:
GCATAGAATTCAGGAGAAATGCGGCTCATATGTTTTCTATCTGCCAATCGATTGGCTCTAAACCATGCTGTGCTAGAAAAGCATTTGCCTGCGAAAAATGCTTGCAACCAAAGAAGCGCCCTCCTGCCAGTGGGCTGGGATGCGTTGCCTGTAAAACCAAGTGCTTCGAATTGGTAATCAGACCAGCTTTACTTTTCGCATCATTACCCCAAAGCAAAAAGACAATCGGTGACTCCTTTTGATTCAACTGCTCAATTACTGCTGTCGTGAACTGTTCCCAGCCCTTTCCAGCATGGGATTTACTCTGTTTTTCCCGCACACTTAAAACCGCGTTCAGCAACATAACGCCTTGTTTGCTCCACTTGACAAGATGTCCATTATTTGGCACATAACACCCGACGTCGTCGGCAATTTCCTTGAAAATATTTTGCAGCGACGGCGGCGTCCGTGACGGTGGCTTTACTGAAAACGACAGCCCATGTGCCTCCCCGGGATTGATGTAAGGATCCTGCCCCAAAATGACCACTTTCGCATCGAATAGCGACGTATACCGCAACGCGTTAAACAAATCATACATATCGGGATAAATGACCCGCGTACTGTATTCATGTTTGAGAAATTCTCGTAGTTCTAAGTAATACGGCTTGGCCATCTCAATCGCCAAAAACTCATCCCAGTCGTTGCCCAGTTTAATCATTGCAATGCCCACCTTTTTGACAGTTTTCGCGATCATCATACCACGATGAAGTCCAAATTTCAAGTCCGGGGCACCCTATTCTGTTGTGCCCCACAAATGGTTCTCTGTACACCCGTTGCTAATCAAAGTTGTATCCAATACCATGTTGGCTTCGAATAACTCCATAGCATAATAGTTTATCGTTCGATGCAATGATCTCCCCTCACCCTGCCAGAAACTGATTTCCACTAACTGCTGTTCAATGTGGTTGACCCAAAAGTTGTTCCCACGGCGTGTTTGCTCCTGCGACACAAAGCGCATATTGCTAGGCAGGCGGTCGTATATGGTGAAAAAGCCCACGGTATCAGGCGGCAGTTCCACATAAAAATCAATCCTAAATAAATCGCCGTCGCGTACCATGCTCCGCTGTATGTTGATGCGGTTGCCGCCGGCACTCCAGTTTTCTGCACCTGAGCCGTAGAATTCGATATGAAAGTCTGTCGCGCCGCTGACAGGAGTTAAGTTCAATGCAGCAAATTGCGCTTGGGTCAAGTGCAGAGTTTTGTGATTGAAGTTTTCCAACCGAACCGTATGTGTAATGTTGTTCAATTCATATTGCACTTCTGATACCGTTTCTCCCAAAAGGTAAATTGTTCTGACGAAGTTGACGCGTTCAGCGACATCGCTGACGTATAGATTATCATAGCCACGATTGACATGCGCCCAAGCGGCTTGCGGATCTAGAGTGGTGTTGATAAACAGCAGCAATGTATTAACTGTTTCGTTGTCAACGCCGGACAAGTTTTGCGGTGCGACAAAGCCATCCATCAAAACCAGTGCCCCACTGTCATCACCGAGGGCAATCAGCGCTGCCGCCAGGTATAGCCTTGTCATATCATCATCTGTTTCTAAGTTGCCAACTTCATCTTGTATAACAAATAAAACAGGCTCACCAACACCTGCCAATGCCAGCAATGCAGCTGCCCGCATGGTGGGAGACACGCTGTGCGCCTCAGCCAATTGCACTTGAATATATTCGCTAAGGCGACGGGCGTTGATAACATTAGGGAAGATAGCAGCAAACCGTGCCGTATAGTAGAAGTCGGCATCTTCGTAAATCAACTGCGGAATGCCACCTGAATGTGCCTGAACATGCGCTCGCAAAGCGTCGAAATCTGGCTCGCTGCCAAAAAAATAATCGATATACGCGTTGGCCGCTATATAATCCGTTCGGTAGGAATTGACGGTACGAATGTTGTTAAGAATATTAACAATCGGACCAATATTGGCGTTAGTCAGCGTAACGCGCACGGGCAGAGGACGCATACTAAATGCACCAGAATCAATCGCGCCTGAGTCGTCATCAAGCCGCCTTGTTGCACGAAGCGGTAAAATCAGCCCGGTTTCTGCAACGGTAAAGGGCAACTCAATCGCGTCACGCTCATCGCCGAACGTCGCCGTTATTTGGATAACATAGGCACCCGCATCCAGTTTACCAACGTTTACTATGGCGCGCCGCCGCGATGTTTGCTTGCCTGTGTGAATCGTTTCACCGTCTTGCAGCACACTGTACGTGACATCAATCTCAGCCAATTCTGAGCCGAACATCCTGACCAGCGCAACAATGTCGTCACCGGCGATAAACTCGGATGTTATTACAGCATCAATATAAAAATCTAAGTGCGAAGTAATATTCTCTCTGACATCACCCGCATAGCCATCTTGGGTCAATCCGATGGCTGTCACCCGCCATGAGGTGACTTGGTCAGGTAGGATGAATGTTAAGCTGCCGTTGCCGCTGCTGTCGGTTTGTACAACCTCAAATATCGGGTTGTCAACAAAATTCTCGCGGAATGTTCCGTCTTCACTGCCACCGCCATTGCCGCCATATCCACCATCTCCCGACGTTGTCCCAAACTCATGCTGCCGGTGCGAAGCAAACATATAGAACTCCATTGCCCATGGACTTATCCGCGCACTTTGATACAGCCTGGATAAAAAATTGGCTTCATGGTAGTGGTCGGGCAGACTTGTTTCATCAACAACGCTAATCAGCACCTGCGCGTTGGGCATTGATGTTTGAATGTTTGCCGTCACTTCATCCCCCGGCTTGTAACGCACTTGATCAAAATCCAGCCTAATATCCAACTCGCGCTGGGTATGGTCAAATGTTACCGTAGCGGGTGTCTCCACTGGAAAAATATATTGCCCGTCGAAATACGCACCGAAGATGGCAACGCTGCTTATCATTTCCTCCGTAAACATAACAGATGCATTTTGCGGGTTGCTGACCGCCGTTGACAGCACATTGTCCCTTGCGACGATGGTAAGCAATTGCCCGCTGGTGATAGGTGAAAATCCGTCATTTGTGATTTCAGCAGACTGCCACGGCCACCACGGCCTTGACCCCTCCATTAGTGATATTTGTGTCGTTTCGCCGATACCTAAAGTATCGTCTTCCAAAGCGAGGCCAAAGTGCCGTATCGCCGACTCTTGACGATAAAAGTGCCATCTATGCCATAATCCTACAACCGTTTCGCGGCCGCTTGAATCGTTGTACCTAATTTCCATGGCGTAGTTGATAAGCGGATCATTTGATACAGGTAAATCGGTGATTTTGGCACGGCCGTTTGTCGTACGCCCAGGTACTGTGCGATAGAGTGATTCAGTGGTGTTAAATTCATAGACATTGATGGTGCGCCGATTGATATAGTCATAATTTTGATGTAAAACCCGGCGGGTAGTGACGTGCCGCGTAATCAAAACGGTAAAGTCGACATCGACTGGCGCACCGCGAAAAATGTCGGGATCAAGGGTTGAACCACCTGATATGTTAGCGTAGTACCCGTTGATTCTGTCGATGAGGATTTGGCTTGTCGTAATCGTTGCTGTGCTGCCGCCTGCATATTCATGCTCCATCATAATGTCACGCGGCACAACAATATAAGGCAAGCTGATATTTTGCGATACATCGGTGTCACCGACGGTTGTGAACCAAAATTCGGCCCATCGCGGTTGCCACGATGACCAGTTATCGTCCTCCGTAATGGGCAAGCGTCCCGCAGCTCGTCCGTCGCTGTCTGTTGTCCAAAATGTTTCTTCGGGATTGCCGTGACGTAACCTCAACCCTTCCACAGGAAGATCCGCAAAAGTGGTCACAAATATTTCGCCTTCGGCGTATTCGCCCAATGCATAGGCAATTCTATCCAACGATCCCTCCAACACGTGATCAAGGTTGGTGTAATTGTAAAAACGCACCCAAGCCGACATAAATCGCTCTCCGTTAGCGGCTACTTCGACGTCCATATAACCGCGCATGTTGGTGACCGGCACGCGCACAGCAAAACTGTTGAAGGCATCCAATTCAATTGGCAATTCCACTATATTGCCAATATGCAAGGTGAATACATCATCGGGAGAATGTGTGTGCCCATGACGCGGCTTAATCACGCCGAAAACATCGACGGTGTCATTGGGGCGATAGCGCGGACGATCAGTGTACATATAGGAGAGAAACCTGTCGCTAGGCAGCAGCTCCCGTTGTCCAAACATTGGCATGGTGTAGGCAAACGCCAAATAGTTGCCGTATTCGACGGTAATCGCGGCGCGGTGGTTTTGCGCCACGTCGACAATGGCGATGCCGTCATTGTCGGTAGTTGTCGTTATGCCGTCTATGTTGACCTGCGCACCATTAGCAGGTTGTCCCGTTGCCGCATCATGTACCCAAAAGACAGCCTCTCCATTGATGGACACCGAGTAAACCGACAGGGCAGATACTTGGATGAATTTATGCAGCACAGCGTTGACATTATCCTGTATCGATCGAATTTCAGCGACATAGTAGCCTTCCGGCAAGGTGCGCTCTAAAAAGAGGTAGAAGAAACTATCGTGCTGATTGGCAAATTCACGCGCTTCGACTTCAAATGTATCGACAAGTGTTTTCGGTGTATCGGCATCGAAGTGGATAAAATGCTCCGCCGCTTGCAAAGTGTAGAGGCTGACATAGAAATCGCGGCCGCTAAAGCCGCTGAATATATCCAAGGCAATGAACACCTCGTTCCACGGCAGAAATGTTTCATAAACATCACCGGATATAGAAAATGGCGATTGTGCCATTTCTCCCCATTGAGTCGTAAAAGAAAAAGTATATTTCTCCGCCAACACCTCGCCCGTAACACTTTCCAGTCCGCACTGAATCGTAATTGTATATGTTGTATCGGAATCCAATGAAGCCGGGGTAAAGATATATGTATTGCCCCTTCGGAAGAACCGTCCCTCTGTCATCGGCACAATAACAAAAGCCTCTTCAAAATTGCCGATTAACTCTTGACTAAATGTGATTTCAATGCCAGTGTTGACGGGGACTTCGTGGGTATTATTTGCCGGCGTAGTTGCTGTTATACGGAAAATATCTTTAGTTTGAAATGCATGAGATGCCACTTGCCGCCCCGGCGGGCTGTACACAAAATTGAAGACTTGGTTATTGGCAAGATTCTCATCAAAGCGCAACAAGAAAGCGTTGTCAGGCTGTGCTTCCAAGGTAAAGTCCTCACCGCTTCGTACGGAAAGGTAGGCGTACAAATGCTCTTCTGTCAGTGTTTGCACTTCCGATGTAATCAAAAAGCCGGAGTAAATCGCAACGCCTGCCTTAGTACTGTCTATAGCAGTAATGTCGATGTCGCCTAAGGCTGTCGGCGCGATTGTAAACGCTTCATCACTTACAGCAGGCAACTCTGATGTCGGAAGTGGGCCTTCCACACCGATAAAATGACCAAAGGGCAGAAGAGTCATTGCCAATAATATAGCAACTATGCCTATTTTCTTTTTATTCACATATATCACCCTCTCATAAAATGATTACGGAAATTGAAAAAACAACATTATTGCTATCATTCTATCACAGCGCATTTATAATTGCAACAAATAAAAATCTTTTTCATTACACAAAAACTGTGCCTGCTATTTTTATATAACAACTAGCCCTTTAATCCCTTCTTGACAAAAGCCACAACAAACAGTACAACCAATACGGCAATATTAGCCCCAATAATGGTAAATGATTCCACTAAGTTTACATCAGGTTGATAACCATCTACAACATGAAAGCTGTTCATCACCACGTTCAATTGTTGCGTATAGAAAATATTGAATACGCGCCCTATTGTTTCGTTAAACGGCGCAACCATCGGGCCTGTGCCGAGCAGCATGGCAATCGGCATCGCCAGTCCTGTTGCCGCCTGTTGGTTCTTGGCAAAAATGCCGATTGTTAATCCCAGCAAAATCGATGCTATAACGCCCGACATAAAAATGGCCATAAAAAGCCCAACCTGTTGTCCGCTCAGCCGCCCCATCAGAGCAAACGCGACTGCCGGAAATAAGCTAACAAAAAAAACCACACCTCCAATACCTAGTAAGTAGCTCAGCGGCTTCACACCCGCCATAACGAGAAAACGCAAGCTTTTAGTCTCTCTGTCCTCAGCGATAATGCCGGCAACAAAGGGCACCAACGCCATGCCGACAAACGCCGCCGACATCATCGTAATAAACATCGTTTCCGGCCCGTCAAAGCCGTAGCTTCTCGCAACGAAGTGCGTCATGGCAAACGCCACCGCAGGAAAAACAATAAATTGCATCAAAGTAGCTTGATTGCTGTAAATGTCTTTGATTTGTTTCTTAAAAATTGATTTCACACTGTTCATTCTAATCCCTCCCCGGTTAATGTTACAAACACCGACTCTAAGTCCATCACAGTCTTGATAGCATTATGGCGTTGACAAATGTCTTGCGGCGCACCGTGTTCTACGATTGCACCTTTGTGCAATAGCACAACGCGGTCACAAAGGCTAGTGGCTTCTTCCATATTATGAGTTGTTAAGAATATCGTTGAGCCTTGGTCACGCAAGTCTTTAATTAGCTTATGAATGCTCCGCGCTGTCATGGGGTCGAGTGCGCTTGTCGGTTCGTCGAGGAAGAGTATTTTTGGCTTATGTAGCACCGCCCGCGCCAACGCCAAGCGTTGCCGCATTCCGCTGGACAATTGCGTAGCGATGGTTTTGTGTGCTTTATCCAACCCAACGCGCTCCAACGCCTCGACTGTTCGTGACCGCGGTATGCCGTAAATATCTTCAAAAACAATGAGATTGTCAAGGCATGAAAGACGAGGGAATAGCCCATCTTGCGCCAACATTAGCCCAATTTCATTGCTTGTTGCATTGACATGGCATTCTCCGCTGTCAGCAATCAGTTGTCTTGTTAGAATATTGATAATTGTCGTCTTGCCCGCGCCGGAAGGTCCGAGCAAACCAAAAATCTCACTTTCTCTGGTCTCAAAGGTGACACCTTTCAGCACGGTATTTTCACCGAACGATTTACCAACATTTTTCATACTTACACTAATCATATTGCACCTCTTCGAATTGACTGTATCCTGTTTTTTCTAAGTAGATTCCCAATGCGTTCCCGATAAACTCCTTATCAAAGGCATTCTTTTCACGCCACTCGCTATCGTCGATAGACAGACCAGCTTTCATAAGCTTAGACATCATGTTCATATCACCATCAGTAGAACTCTTTATAAAATCCCACCAATCCTCAGCAAGTGCTTGACATTTTTCACTCTCGGGACGATATCCGGCTTTTTGCAGTGCCGCAGCCCGCTGCATCAGACGGTTTAGGACTGTTTGTGCTTTGTTTGCCTCACCCTTGCCCTTATGTTTATATCGGTCATGAAGATGCCCTGCTACCGTATCATCAAGATATTTTAATATCCAATATGAATCGTTTTTGACTTGCAACATTGCGATAATATCAGCATATTTTGCCCAGTCAACGACTTCCATTTTTGCAACTTCAGCGTTCAACTTTTCGAGAGATTGCAACACTTCTTTCAGCAATTTAATCTTTTCTCGCATACTGGCTGCCTGCTCGATGAGCACACTCGACACTTCTGCCGGCGTGTTAATCGAGGGCAGCCGTGTCTTGATGTCTTCAAGTGAAAACCCCAGATGTTTTATAGACTGAATTTGATGCAACTTGACAATATCTTTGTCTGTGTAAAGCCTGCGCCCGCCTTCGCTTTCTGACGATGGCGAGAGAATACCCTCTTTATCATAATATTGCAATGTACGGACAGTCACACCCGCTTTTTTAGCAATCTCCCCAACCGTCATATAGCCCTTTGGTATTGCTCTGTATTTTTCCACTTTCATACCCCCTGTTTCCTATAACAAAACATAGTATAGCACATTACGTAACGTCATGAGCAAGACTTTTTTAGAATTTTCGCAAAAAATAAAAATCGACTCTGCG
This window harbors:
- a CDS encoding Ig-like domain-containing protein, with translation MNKKKIGIVAILLAMTLLPFGHFIGVEGPLPTSELPAVSDEAFTIAPTALGDIDITAIDSTKAGVAIYSGFLITSEVQTLTEEHLYAYLSVRSGEDFTLEAQPDNAFLLRFDENLANNQVFNFVYSPPGRQVASHAFQTKDIFRITATTPANNTHEVPVNTGIEITFSQELIGNFEEAFVIVPMTEGRFFRRGNTYIFTPASLDSDTTYTITIQCGLESVTGEVLAEKYTFSFTTQWGEMAQSPFSISGDVYETFLPWNEVFIALDIFSGFSGRDFYVSLYTLQAAEHFIHFDADTPKTLVDTFEVEAREFANQHDSFFYLFLERTLPEGYYVAEIRSIQDNVNAVLHKFIQVSALSVYSVSINGEAVFWVHDAATGQPANGAQVNIDGITTTTDNDGIAIVDVAQNHRAAITVEYGNYLAFAYTMPMFGQRELLPSDRFLSYMYTDRPRYRPNDTVDVFGVIKPRHGHTHSPDDVFTLHIGNIVELPIELDAFNSFAVRVPVTNMRGYMDVEVAANGERFMSAWVRFYNYTNLDHVLEGSLDRIAYALGEYAEGEIFVTTFADLPVEGLRLRHGNPEETFWTTDSDGRAAGRLPITEDDNWSSWQPRWAEFWFTTVGDTDVSQNISLPYIVVPRDIMMEHEYAGGSTATITTSQILIDRINGYYANISGGSTLDPDIFRGAPVDVDFTVLITRHVTTRRVLHQNYDYINRRTINVYEFNTTESLYRTVPGRTTNGRAKITDLPVSNDPLINYAMEIRYNDSSGRETVVGLWHRWHFYRQESAIRHFGLALEDDTLGIGETTQISLMEGSRPWWPWQSAEITNDGFSPITSGQLLTIVARDNVLSTAVSNPQNASVMFTEEMISSVAIFGAYFDGQYIFPVETPATVTFDHTQRELDIRLDFDQVRYKPGDEVTANIQTSMPNAQVLISVVDETSLPDHYHEANFLSRLYQSARISPWAMEFYMFASHRQHEFGTTSGDGGYGGNGGGSEDGTFRENFVDNPIFEVVQTDSSGNGSLTFILPDQVTSWRVTAIGLTQDGYAGDVRENITSHLDFYIDAVITSEFIAGDDIVALVRMFGSELAEIDVTYSVLQDGETIHTGKQTSRRRAIVNVGKLDAGAYVIQITATFGDERDAIELPFTVAETGLILPLRATRRLDDDSGAIDSGAFSMRPLPVRVTLTNANIGPIVNILNNIRTVNSYRTDYIAANAYIDYFFGSEPDFDALRAHVQAHSGGIPQLIYEDADFYYTARFAAIFPNVINARRLSEYIQVQLAEAHSVSPTMRAAALLALAGVGEPVLFVIQDEVGNLETDDDMTRLYLAAALIALGDDSGALVLMDGFVAPQNLSGVDNETVNTLLLFINTTLDPQAAWAHVNRGYDNLYVSDVAERVNFVRTIYLLGETVSEVQYELNNITHTVRLENFNHKTLHLTQAQFAALNLTPVSGATDFHIEFYGSGAENWSAGGNRINIQRSMVRDGDLFRIDFYVELPPDTVGFFTIYDRLPSNMRFVSQEQTRRGNNFWVNHIEQQLVEISFWQGEGRSLHRTINYYAMELFEANMVLDTTLISNGCTENHLWGTTE
- a CDS encoding uracil-DNA glycosylase, which produces MIKLGNDWDEFLAIEMAKPYYLELREFLKHEYSTRVIYPDMYDLFNALRYTSLFDAKVVILGQDPYINPGEAHGLSFSVKPPSRTPPSLQNIFKEIADDVGCYVPNNGHLVKWSKQGVMLLNAVLSVREKQSKSHAGKGWEQFTTAVIEQLNQKESPIVFLLWGNDAKSKAGLITNSKHLVLQATHPSPLAGGRFFGCKHFSQANAFLAQHGLEPIDWQIENI
- a CDS encoding ABC transporter permease; the protein is MNSVKSIFKKQIKDIYSNQATLMQFIVFPAVAFAMTHFVARSYGFDGPETMFITMMSAAFVGMALVPFVAGIIAEDRETKSLRFLVMAGVKPLSYLLGIGGVVFFVSLFPAVAFALMGRLSGQQVGLFMAIFMSGVIASILLGLTIGIFAKNQQAATGLAMPIAMLLGTGPMVAPFNETIGRVFNIFYTQQLNVVMNSFHVVDGYQPDVNLVESFTIIGANIAVLVVLFVVAFVKKGLKG
- a CDS encoding ABC transporter ATP-binding protein, with the translated sequence MISVSMKNVGKSFGENTVLKGVTFETRESEIFGLLGPSGAGKTTIINILTRQLIADSGECHVNATSNEIGLMLAQDGLFPRLSCLDNLIVFEDIYGIPRSRTVEALERVGLDKAHKTIATQLSSGMRQRLALARAVLHKPKILFLDEPTSALDPMTARSIHKLIKDLRDQGSTIFLTTHNMEEATSLCDRVVLLHKGAIVEHGAPQDICQRHNAIKTVMDLESVFVTLTGEGLE
- a CDS encoding MerR family transcriptional regulator; its protein translation is MEKYRAIPKGYMTVGEIAKKAGVTVRTLQYYDKEGILSPSSESEGGRRLYTDKDIVKLHQIQSIKHLGFSLEDIKTRLPSINTPAEVSSVLIEQAASMREKIKLLKEVLQSLEKLNAEVAKMEVVDWAKYADIIAMLQVKNDSYWILKYLDDTVAGHLHDRYKHKGKGEANKAQTVLNRLMQRAAALQKAGYRPESEKCQALAEDWWDFIKSSTDGDMNMMSKLMKAGLSIDDSEWREKNAFDKEFIGNALGIYLEKTGYSQFEEVQYD